The Sediminispirochaeta smaragdinae DSM 11293 genome has a segment encoding these proteins:
- a CDS encoding RNA polymerase sigma factor, with amino-acid sequence MEAYDDDFAELLRSHIRYIYTVAFRFCADAHDAEDLAQQALLSAWEKRSQLAEPAKISAWLRRICLNLYLDAQRKARHIIQIEDGFEDMLTDIDPLPEQELLVDESVRELQDGCFTAMASRLTLAQRSSFILVDMFGLSIEEAAEILKLSQSSIKSLLFRARKNLNAFFGHHCQWVLPENSCSCKAWYEFSRRREDLREEVRKHGGPPDFADPEYAAKSDPSTMRKVLSLFRNLPERRPDASWYSKTAYLVGSLLKK; translated from the coding sequence ATGGAAGCATATGACGACGATTTTGCAGAGCTGCTCAGAAGCCATATACGGTACATCTACACGGTAGCCTTCCGCTTCTGCGCCGATGCTCACGATGCTGAAGATCTCGCACAACAGGCTCTTCTCTCCGCATGGGAAAAGCGAAGCCAGCTTGCGGAACCTGCAAAAATCTCCGCTTGGCTCAGACGGATTTGTCTGAATCTTTACCTTGATGCACAGAGGAAAGCGAGACACATTATCCAGATCGAAGACGGTTTTGAGGATATGCTCACAGATATCGACCCACTGCCGGAACAGGAGCTTTTAGTTGATGAATCGGTACGGGAGCTGCAGGACGGCTGTTTTACCGCAATGGCATCTCGCCTCACTTTGGCCCAGCGTAGCTCATTTATCCTGGTGGATATGTTTGGTCTTTCAATTGAAGAGGCGGCCGAAATCCTAAAGCTTTCTCAATCATCAATTAAATCTCTTCTTTTTCGCGCTCGTAAAAACCTAAATGCTTTTTTTGGGCATCACTGCCAGTGGGTTCTGCCGGAAAACTCATGCAGCTGTAAAGCGTGGTATGAATTCTCCAGACGAAGAGAGGATTTACGGGAAGAAGTACGAAAGCATGGCGGACCTCCGGATTTTGCCGATCCCGAATATGCGGCAAAAAGCGATCCGTCTACCATGAGAAAGGTTCTTTCACTTTTCAGGAATCTACCGGAACGAAGACCCGATGCATCCTGGTATAGCAAAACGGCATATCTTGTCGGTTCGCTGTTAAAAAAATAG
- a CDS encoding carbohydrate-binding family 9-like protein, with amino-acid sequence MGKCILFKYIDFSGGNGNLDEVDVYMNENILAESIGIASWEEYPYKPKVTVRAGWSDNDLYLKFTVRERTTRAKFRMANDPVHLDSCVEFFIDPGNGSYFNIEMNSIGTVYLGYGTCRADSRPMAEATTITSLSSIGREPFEEKYIKEWTITVDIPLKLFQGTPLHEPGGKAFRANFYKCGDELKDPHFLSMFKIESPHPDFHRPEYFGTVVFERP; translated from the coding sequence ATGGGGAAATGCATCCTGTTTAAATACATAGATTTTTCGGGAGGTAATGGGAATCTCGATGAAGTCGATGTATATATGAATGAAAATATCCTGGCTGAATCCATTGGTATTGCCTCTTGGGAGGAGTATCCTTATAAGCCTAAAGTAACGGTCAGGGCAGGGTGGAGTGATAATGACCTCTATCTGAAATTTACCGTTCGCGAGAGGACGACCAGGGCGAAATTCCGGATGGCGAATGATCCCGTTCATTTGGATAGTTGTGTTGAGTTTTTCATTGATCCTGGCAACGGCAGCTATTTTAATATAGAAATGAATTCAATCGGGACTGTCTATTTAGGATACGGGACGTGTAGAGCGGACAGTAGGCCGATGGCAGAAGCAACAACTATAACATCCCTGTCTTCTATAGGAAGGGAGCCCTTTGAAGAAAAGTACATAAAAGAATGGACCATCACGGTCGATATTCCTTTGAAACTTTTTCAGGGTACACCGTTACATGAACCAGGAGGGAAAGCGTTTAGGGCCAACTTCTATAAATGTGGGGACGAATTGAAAGATCCACACTTTCTTAGTATGTTCAAGATTGAAAGTCCTCATCCCGATTTCCATAGGCCTGAATACTTTGGAACAGTTGTGTTTGAACGACCGTAA
- the arfB gene encoding alternative ribosome rescue aminoacyl-tRNA hydrolase ArfB has protein sequence MEDGILADLIRAVASQQFARSSGPGGQNVNKVNTKVLLRIPLGKLGLSESQLARLRSKLGKRITGDDELIIESSGSRSQEANRKEAIGRAAKIISAAIVPPRPRHPTRPTKASRQRRLEKKQASSRKKQLRRPPAEE, from the coding sequence ATGGAAGATGGAATTCTTGCCGATCTGATTCGCGCGGTGGCAAGTCAACAATTTGCACGGTCCTCCGGGCCGGGAGGCCAAAATGTCAACAAGGTCAATACAAAGGTCTTGCTGCGCATTCCCCTGGGAAAACTCGGCCTTTCCGAAAGCCAGCTTGCCCGTCTCAGAAGCAAACTTGGTAAGCGAATCACCGGTGACGACGAACTTATCATAGAAAGTAGTGGATCAAGAAGCCAAGAGGCAAACAGGAAAGAAGCCATAGGCCGGGCTGCAAAAATCATATCCGCCGCCATTGTTCCGCCCCGGCCAAGGCATCCCACCCGGCCGACAAAGGCATCACGACAGCGGCGTTTGGAAAAAAAGCAAGCCTCTTCCCGAAAAAAGCAGCTTCGACGGCCTCCTGCGGAAGAATAG
- a CDS encoding ABC transporter substrate-binding protein, with translation MKKTLVGTLVIVLLSVSTMLFASGNQDDDGGRIKLSFATSIYVEAPHKAVIDKLISTYNAKNPNVEIEVYGAGWSSFWDNMTTEILSNNEADIIQMYTSNIAQYHALRPEGTFLNLNDKIVGTPYEKDLVGQDECKYDGDYVAFSNYAWGTTGLFYRKSILEKAGVDPASIKSVEDFRNASLKLTNDNVSGFGVLVSSHSFVVSEWARFIARVISGGLYFPGEKGPFTADRINVTDPANIWAAQWWQNMILQDKSARVLKDKKDVRELFWNGKIAFNLDGPWFIGMTESRDPALLEDVGLIPQPSVEYEGKTYRPNPSQYPLITVISKNCEHQKEAWDFLKWMASKEAQEIIAECGMIPNSKSYVTESNYKATHKLAYQFYDFIANYYDPLISDPSIPQIGELQQIMIEATQRIFSSADADATAILEGAKKEMQVVMER, from the coding sequence ATGAAGAAGACACTTGTAGGGACGTTGGTTATCGTTTTGCTGTCGGTATCAACCATGCTGTTTGCAAGCGGTAATCAGGATGATGATGGAGGGAGGATAAAGCTATCCTTCGCTACTTCAATTTATGTTGAAGCTCCGCATAAGGCTGTAATCGACAAATTGATTAGCACCTACAATGCAAAAAACCCGAATGTTGAGATAGAGGTTTATGGAGCGGGGTGGAGCAGTTTTTGGGACAATATGACCACGGAGATACTGAGTAATAATGAGGCTGACATTATTCAGATGTATACTTCGAATATTGCACAATACCATGCACTTCGACCGGAAGGAACATTTTTAAATCTGAACGATAAAATCGTGGGGACACCCTATGAGAAAGATTTGGTCGGGCAGGACGAGTGTAAATATGACGGTGATTATGTTGCCTTTTCAAATTACGCTTGGGGAACAACTGGCCTGTTTTATCGAAAATCAATATTAGAAAAGGCAGGCGTAGATCCTGCTTCGATTAAAAGTGTGGAGGATTTTAGGAACGCAAGCTTGAAACTCACAAACGACAACGTATCAGGGTTTGGAGTTTTGGTTTCTTCTCATAGCTTTGTTGTTTCCGAATGGGCACGATTTATAGCCAGAGTTATTTCAGGAGGCCTCTATTTTCCCGGGGAAAAGGGACCTTTCACGGCGGATCGTATCAATGTGACCGATCCGGCCAATATTTGGGCGGCACAATGGTGGCAAAATATGATCCTTCAGGATAAATCGGCCAGGGTTCTTAAAGATAAAAAAGATGTGCGGGAATTATTTTGGAATGGGAAGATCGCATTTAATCTTGATGGACCTTGGTTCATTGGAATGACCGAATCACGTGATCCTGCTCTCCTTGAAGATGTAGGTCTCATTCCACAGCCCTCTGTGGAATATGAAGGCAAGACATATAGACCGAATCCTTCTCAATATCCCCTTATCACGGTCATCAGCAAAAATTGCGAACACCAGAAAGAAGCTTGGGATTTTCTTAAATGGATGGCATCAAAAGAGGCACAGGAGATCATTGCCGAGTGTGGTATGATTCCCAACAGCAAGTCATATGTAACCGAGTCGAATTATAAAGCCACACATAAGCTTGCTTATCAGTTTTATGATTTCATCGCCAATTACTATGATCCTCTGATCAGTGACCCTTCCATCCCCCAGATCGGAGAATTGCAGCAAATCATGATAGAAGCAACTCAGCGTATTTTTTCATCAGCAGATGCAGATGCTACGGCTATTTTGGAAGGGGCCAAGAAAGAGATGCAAGTGGTAATGGAGCGCTAA
- a CDS encoding leucine-rich repeat domain-containing protein yields the protein MIDPVSPIATLKESVEKQLTSARLQELTRLVIEAHRGGDVALLRAYAERAGLGPEVVSAPARTLFYRIVAMVHPDKLPHLCGDFRSAIEREDVQALEKLSSLLAFRRSASVPKRRVDFDIRDYREEHIWDDGIWGCVDDADVESRWEDAEGLSFLDAVKLDSVGNLDIEISPFELSHLDGPLDVSHYGLYDLDGFEFCTNISALDASWNNLTSVGELGSSDHLVELYLAGNGICDITPLAGISSLEIIDLEDNEIEDIAPLLELAALRFVNLRGNPIEERHLVDDLIQTGVVVVL from the coding sequence ATGATTGACCCTGTATCACCGATAGCAACATTGAAGGAATCCGTTGAAAAACAATTGACGAGTGCTCGGCTTCAGGAGCTTACACGGCTGGTCATCGAAGCCCACCGCGGTGGGGATGTAGCACTTTTGCGAGCCTATGCCGAGCGGGCGGGGCTTGGGCCGGAAGTGGTTTCTGCTCCGGCAAGGACCCTTTTTTATCGGATTGTGGCTATGGTGCATCCTGACAAGCTCCCTCATCTATGTGGAGATTTTCGATCTGCCATAGAACGGGAGGATGTGCAGGCCCTGGAAAAATTATCTTCTCTTCTTGCTTTTCGTCGAAGCGCCTCGGTGCCGAAACGGCGTGTCGATTTCGATATCCGGGATTACAGAGAGGAGCATATATGGGATGACGGCATATGGGGATGTGTCGATGATGCCGATGTCGAGAGCCGATGGGAAGATGCTGAGGGGCTCTCTTTTCTGGATGCTGTAAAGCTTGATTCGGTGGGGAATCTCGATATTGAAATCTCTCCTTTTGAGCTTTCGCATCTCGATGGTCCTCTTGATGTTTCCCACTACGGCCTTTACGACCTGGATGGTTTTGAATTCTGTACCAACATCTCTGCTCTTGATGCTTCTTGGAACAATCTCACATCGGTTGGGGAACTCGGCTCTTCAGACCATTTGGTGGAACTCTATCTTGCAGGCAATGGTATCTGTGATATTACACCGCTTGCAGGAATTTCTTCTCTTGAGATTATCGATCTTGAAGACAACGAGATTGAGGATATCGCGCCTCTTCTTGAGCTGGCTGCCTTGCGATTCGTAAATCTTCGAGGCAACCCCATAGAGGAGCGTCATCTCGTTGATGATCTTATTCAAACCGGGGTGGTTGTAGTTTTGTAG
- a CDS encoding oxidoreductase, translating to MMVSQEKVWFITGCSTGFGREVARTTIAAGYRVVATARDKAKIEDLVTNKENALALTLDVTDNVQVSEAVKAAVEKFGRIDVLVNNAGIGYFSSVEESIEIEIRKMFEINFWGLMSVTTQVLPYMRKQRSGHIINFSSIGGLMSFPTLGYYNATKYAVEGISETLVQELAPFGIKVTLIEPGGFRTDWSGRSSVKTQTAIEDYKETIVGQRLAAAAQGGGHEAGDPVKAAQALIEVVESEEPPMHLLLGKDAYEWIFNKIDALKKDFEAWKVTSLGTDFE from the coding sequence ATGATGGTTAGTCAAGAAAAAGTTTGGTTTATTACAGGTTGTTCGACAGGTTTTGGGCGTGAGGTCGCCAGAACAACGATCGCGGCAGGTTACAGGGTTGTGGCTACCGCAAGGGATAAAGCAAAAATTGAAGATTTGGTAACGAATAAAGAAAACGCGTTGGCACTCACGCTGGACGTAACTGATAACGTTCAGGTCAGTGAAGCGGTCAAGGCGGCGGTGGAGAAATTCGGACGTATCGATGTATTGGTAAACAATGCGGGTATTGGCTATTTCAGTTCTGTTGAAGAAAGCATTGAAATAGAAATTCGGAAAATGTTTGAGATAAATTTTTGGGGGCTTATGAGTGTGACCACTCAGGTTTTGCCTTACATGAGAAAGCAGAGATCGGGACATATCATCAATTTTTCGTCAATTGGGGGCTTGATGTCATTTCCAACCCTTGGTTACTACAATGCCACAAAATATGCGGTCGAAGGCATTTCGGAAACACTTGTTCAGGAGCTCGCGCCATTTGGCATAAAAGTCACCCTTATTGAGCCAGGTGGGTTCAGGACAGATTGGTCAGGTCGTTCATCTGTAAAAACACAGACTGCTATTGAAGATTACAAAGAAACCATAGTCGGACAAAGACTGGCGGCCGCCGCTCAGGGAGGCGGGCACGAAGCAGGAGACCCCGTAAAAGCTGCCCAGGCTCTCATCGAGGTCGTCGAATCTGAAGAACCGCCAATGCATTTGCTTCTAGGTAAAGACGCTTATGAATGGATATTTAATAAAATCGACGCATTGAAAAAAGATTTTGAAGCATGGAAAGTTACATCCCTTGGGACCGATTTCGAATGA
- a CDS encoding carbohydrate ABC transporter permease — translation MKRSLIYIGVIIVLLFTLFPFIWMVSTSFKPAGEVYAYPPRIIPNEPSVAGYKNILFSNGQSDFNFLRWAWNSFVVSLLTTIFSMLIALPGGYALSRYSFKGKQTIGYIILISQVLPGSVMIIPFYFLMGKLHLLNTLFGLALAYITFAVPFCTWMIKGFFNAIPNTLDESAIVEGCTMFQVFSRVILPLTIPGIAVTSVFSFITGWNEYIFASVFMKSYSKWTLSLGISSFQGQYTTDWSTIMAGSVFIALPIVFLFLVLQKYLISGMTAGAVKQ, via the coding sequence ATGAAAAGATCATTGATATATATTGGTGTCATAATAGTTCTCCTTTTCACTTTGTTCCCTTTTATTTGGATGGTATCAACTTCTTTTAAACCGGCTGGAGAAGTCTATGCTTATCCGCCACGGATTATACCGAACGAGCCTTCTGTTGCAGGATACAAAAATATTCTGTTTAGTAATGGCCAAAGTGATTTTAACTTTCTCCGCTGGGCTTGGAATAGTTTTGTGGTTTCTTTACTGACTACAATTTTCTCGATGCTCATCGCTCTTCCCGGTGGATATGCTTTATCCCGTTATTCTTTTAAGGGTAAACAGACCATTGGCTATATCATTCTTATTTCTCAAGTCCTGCCGGGGTCGGTCATGATTATTCCCTTTTATTTCTTAATGGGGAAATTACATCTTTTGAATACTCTATTTGGACTTGCTCTTGCATATATCACCTTTGCCGTACCTTTTTGCACGTGGATGATAAAAGGATTCTTTAATGCTATCCCGAATACCCTTGATGAATCAGCCATCGTTGAGGGATGCACTATGTTTCAGGTTTTTTCCCGGGTTATTTTGCCTTTAACAATCCCGGGAATTGCGGTGACATCTGTATTTTCATTTATCACTGGCTGGAATGAATACATCTTTGCCAGTGTTTTCATGAAATCGTATAGCAAATGGACCCTTTCTTTGGGGATTTCCAGTTTTCAAGGTCAGTATACTACGGACTGGTCAACTATTATGGCAGGGTCTGTTTTTATCGCTTTGCCGATTGTGTTTCTTTTTCTTGTACTACAAAAATATCTCATCAGCGGTATGACGGCTGGTGCCGTAAAGCAATAA
- a CDS encoding Gfo/Idh/MocA family protein has product MIHFGIIGAGIRGSMYADTLSQNSYAELTAICDADQTKLGKFGQQGIRTYGDYRKMFDDANLDAVIIATPDFLHLEPSLCAAEAGCHILVEKPLATNSEDASLIARTITEHDVLCMVAFENRWNAPFVAVKNEIASGNLGKVVSINVTLNDTIFVPTEMLPWAKLSSPGWFLFPHAIDLVCWLTGDQIKRIYGWAGEGVLKTMGIETYDSMKALLEFNSGFAASFNSTWTLQNTLPLVYDLKVEIIGSKNSYYIDLQDQMVKQYGGEYKNLHTLGYSVDGRMLGAPSLMLFDFIDHIRKGKKPESDHIHGEYITKIIDAIHISARDHKIIEA; this is encoded by the coding sequence ATGATTCATTTTGGAATTATCGGAGCGGGAATTAGAGGATCTATGTATGCAGATACACTCTCGCAAAACTCATATGCTGAATTAACAGCAATCTGCGATGCCGATCAGACAAAACTTGGGAAATTCGGTCAGCAAGGAATAAGGACGTACGGCGATTATAGAAAGATGTTTGATGATGCAAACCTTGATGCCGTTATTATTGCAACTCCTGATTTCCTCCATCTCGAACCCTCTCTCTGTGCGGCTGAAGCCGGTTGTCATATTTTGGTAGAAAAACCTCTGGCAACCAATAGTGAGGATGCTTCTTTGATAGCAAGGACCATAACGGAACATGACGTACTCTGTATGGTTGCCTTTGAGAACCGGTGGAATGCTCCTTTCGTTGCAGTGAAAAATGAGATTGCTTCAGGTAATCTTGGCAAGGTCGTTTCGATTAATGTTACACTGAATGACACTATTTTTGTGCCCACGGAGATGTTACCTTGGGCTAAGCTCTCATCTCCCGGCTGGTTTTTATTTCCCCATGCCATTGATCTTGTGTGCTGGCTGACCGGCGATCAAATCAAACGTATTTACGGTTGGGCTGGAGAGGGTGTGCTTAAAACGATGGGAATTGAAACCTATGATTCTATGAAGGCACTTTTGGAATTTAATTCAGGTTTTGCTGCAAGTTTCAACAGCACATGGACACTACAAAATACACTGCCACTTGTGTATGATTTAAAAGTAGAGATTATCGGATCTAAAAATAGTTATTACATCGACTTGCAGGATCAAATGGTCAAGCAGTATGGAGGAGAATATAAGAATCTTCATACCCTTGGATATTCGGTAGATGGTAGGATGCTGGGAGCTCCGAGCCTCATGTTATTTGATTTTATAGACCATATTCGAAAAGGGAAAAAACCTGAATCAGACCATATCCATGGTGAATACATAACAAAAATAATTGACGCAATCCATATTTCTGCTAGAGATCACAAAATAATTGAGGCATAG
- a CDS encoding response regulator transcription factor gives MIRILIADDQELFAESLKTLLTTYTDDIEIVGIAENGRKAISWVENTTIDIILMDVKMPELDGVEATKIILQSHKSIKVVMLSTFKEIDFVKRALRYGALGYLLKDISPTELIASIRAAYNGATQISPAIAANIVESKYTDKDNNGTSIEWYKDLTKREKEIFKLISRGYDNTEIADELCIAYQTVRNYVSSIISKLGIKNRYEIIKLANRMLK, from the coding sequence ATGATAAGGATTCTCATCGCTGACGATCAGGAACTTTTTGCGGAAAGTTTAAAAACTCTTTTAACAACATATACTGATGATATTGAAATCGTTGGAATCGCAGAAAATGGTCGAAAAGCTATTTCCTGGGTAGAAAACACTACCATTGACATCATCCTCATGGATGTCAAAATGCCGGAACTTGACGGGGTAGAAGCCACAAAAATCATTCTGCAATCACATAAGTCAATCAAAGTCGTTATGCTTTCCACCTTCAAAGAAATAGATTTCGTCAAAAGGGCGTTACGCTATGGAGCTCTTGGGTATCTGCTGAAAGATATCTCTCCTACCGAATTAATTGCATCAATACGCGCCGCTTATAACGGAGCAACACAAATTTCCCCTGCAATAGCCGCCAACATAGTAGAATCAAAATATACCGACAAGGACAATAATGGAACATCCATAGAATGGTACAAAGATCTTACCAAACGAGAAAAGGAAATATTTAAACTGATATCCCGTGGATATGATAATACCGAAATCGCCGATGAACTTTGTATCGCGTATCAGACAGTACGAAATTATGTAAGTTCAATTATATCAAAGCTCGGTATTAAGAACCGCTATGAGATCATTAAACTGGCTAACAGAATGTTGAAGTAG
- a CDS encoding sensor histidine kinase, which yields MKHANSYGGAKISLTSITLIIHIVCIFQYHQTSQFSGMPLFYIQSVLVLLFIDAVIAIINIIKLLTIPNLALFYLRGFIILIISYTIQEDFLLEILLYIDYSIPTRYRNNWKYSIMYLSLYLCLLALFQFPNPLFGTAFLSWNFKVPLFWDYSMFLLLTILFTISLFFMIYYREQLLQSRRELSLEKSIKSKLLHLNQRFQDYAYTAENNAKRKERRVITQKIHDSTGYSFTNIISLMDVAISIGDEDFDRLTEIHMTAKKEAKNGLNQTRKILTYTRNQEQPNTIEDEASILHLIRTFRKVTNIETRLEMVNSKQSYGKVTDGILFSIVREALTNILQHSNADKVFIYFGEVREDILLYIRDNGRNYGETNFGIGLTGVQERVASVGGRVTFQYSIDGFTIKAEIPINKGEKKYDKDSHR from the coding sequence ATGAAACATGCTAATAGTTATGGCGGTGCCAAAATCTCCCTAACCAGTATTACTCTTATCATTCATATCGTTTGCATTTTTCAATATCATCAAACATCGCAATTCTCAGGGATGCCGCTATTTTATATACAGAGCGTGCTTGTTCTTCTTTTTATCGATGCTGTCATAGCAATAATAAACATCATAAAGCTTTTAACCATACCCAATCTTGCTCTGTTTTATCTCCGGGGTTTTATCATTCTCATCATTTCTTATACCATACAAGAAGATTTTCTACTGGAGATCCTTCTATACATAGATTATTCCATTCCTACCCGTTACCGTAACAACTGGAAATACAGCATCATGTATTTATCCTTGTATTTATGCCTTTTAGCCTTATTCCAGTTCCCCAATCCCTTATTTGGCACAGCCTTTCTTTCCTGGAATTTTAAGGTTCCCTTGTTTTGGGACTACTCAATGTTCTTGCTCCTTACTATTCTCTTCACAATATCCCTGTTTTTCATGATATATTATCGTGAACAGCTGCTTCAGAGCCGCAGAGAACTCTCTTTGGAAAAATCAATTAAATCAAAATTATTGCACCTGAATCAGCGATTCCAGGATTATGCTTATACTGCTGAAAATAACGCAAAACGAAAAGAGCGGAGAGTAATCACGCAAAAAATTCACGACTCCACCGGCTATAGCTTCACTAATATTATCTCGTTGATGGACGTAGCGATAAGTATCGGAGATGAAGATTTTGATCGCCTTACAGAAATTCATATGACAGCAAAAAAAGAAGCAAAAAACGGTTTGAATCAGACTCGCAAAATACTTACATATACCAGAAACCAAGAACAGCCCAATACTATCGAGGATGAAGCCAGTATTCTTCATTTAATACGAACTTTTAGAAAGGTCACAAATATCGAAACACGCTTGGAGATGGTAAATTCCAAGCAATCCTATGGAAAGGTGACGGACGGTATTCTTTTTTCCATCGTTCGTGAAGCCTTAACCAATATTTTGCAGCATAGTAATGCAGATAAGGTCTTCATCTACTTCGGTGAAGTAAGAGAGGATATTTTACTTTACATCAGAGATAATGGCAGGAATTATGGAGAAACAAACTTTGGCATCGGGCTGACTGGAGTTCAAGAACGAGTAGCGAGTGTGGGGGGACGTGTAACATTTCAATACTCTATTGACGGTTTTACCATCAAGGCGGAGATTCCTATAAATAAAGGGGAAAAAAAATATGATAAGGATTCTCATCGCTGA
- a CDS encoding carbohydrate ABC transporter permease produces the protein MSDSRIFNKFPTQFLFPLIIVILVFLIYPISKTVLMSIQYWYLPKKGPNTTFVGLKNFFHLFSDKAFLSSLGKTFIYISVTVFFRFVLGYLVAFLLNLKFKGRALARALIIIPWAIPEVVACLVWILMYDQEFGIINYIITNFHILHENVRFLEDPGTALPAAMVVNIWKGFPFVAIMILAGLQSIPKELYEAATVDGASGFQKFRDITVPMLKPVSKVVFLLLIIWTMKDFAIAYLLAEGGPSRATEILTIYVYKTSFKYFDFGVAAAGGCVLLLFSLLFTVFYMRDLESA, from the coding sequence ATGAGTGATTCCCGCATCTTTAATAAATTTCCAACGCAATTTCTTTTTCCTCTCATCATAGTCATTCTTGTTTTCTTGATTTATCCGATTTCGAAAACAGTTTTAATGAGTATACAGTATTGGTATCTTCCTAAAAAAGGACCGAATACAACGTTTGTCGGACTGAAGAATTTTTTCCATCTTTTTTCTGATAAAGCCTTTTTATCATCTTTGGGAAAGACGTTCATTTATATTTCTGTAACAGTATTTTTTCGATTTGTATTAGGGTATCTTGTTGCTTTTCTTTTAAATTTGAAATTTAAAGGAAGGGCACTTGCACGGGCACTAATAATAATTCCGTGGGCAATACCGGAAGTCGTTGCCTGCTTAGTGTGGATACTCATGTATGATCAGGAATTTGGAATTATCAATTATATCATAACAAATTTTCATATACTGCATGAAAATGTTCGCTTTCTTGAGGATCCAGGAACGGCTCTGCCGGCCGCTATGGTTGTAAATATTTGGAAGGGCTTTCCGTTTGTTGCTATTATGATTTTGGCAGGACTCCAGAGCATTCCTAAAGAGCTGTATGAAGCTGCAACTGTGGACGGCGCTTCCGGATTTCAAAAATTTAGAGATATCACTGTTCCCATGTTAAAACCAGTTTCAAAGGTTGTATTTCTTTTATTGATTATCTGGACAATGAAGGATTTCGCTATTGCGTATCTTTTGGCGGAGGGCGGTCCTTCTCGAGCAACTGAAATCTTGACCATATATGTGTATAAAACATCATTTAAATATTTTGATTTTGGGGTTGCTGCGGCTGGAGGTTGTGTCCTTCTGTTATTCTCATTGCTTTTTACGGTATTTTATATGCGTGATTTGGAGAGTGCATAG
- a CDS encoding GNAT family N-acetyltransferase, translating to MSYYQKLVGERLYLSPVSDDDLELYTSWVNNLETTLNLQLATGIISQDKERDMIQKLQEGYNFSIVLKEGDQLIGSCGLMDVDLIQSRGEMGIFIGEKSQRGKGFGGEAIGLLLAYAFHLLNLHNVMLRVRSFNEVAQRCYRKLGFREIGRRSECVCIGGRYFDEIYMEMLDRDFSATLPELKALSDK from the coding sequence GTGTCCTATTATCAAAAGCTTGTGGGAGAACGTCTTTACCTTTCTCCCGTTTCTGATGATGACCTTGAGCTCTATACCTCATGGGTGAATAATCTCGAAACTACACTAAATCTGCAGCTTGCCACAGGTATCATATCCCAGGATAAAGAGCGTGATATGATTCAGAAGTTACAGGAGGGCTACAACTTCAGTATCGTTCTTAAGGAAGGTGATCAGTTGATCGGTAGCTGCGGCCTGATGGATGTCGATCTAATCCAAAGCCGAGGTGAAATGGGAATCTTCATCGGAGAGAAATCGCAGCGGGGAAAGGGCTTTGGGGGAGAGGCCATCGGTCTGCTTTTAGCTTATGCCTTCCACCTCCTTAACCTGCACAATGTTATGCTTAGGGTCCGCTCCTTTAACGAAGTTGCACAGCGTTGCTACCGGAAACTTGGCTTTCGCGAAATTGGAAGGAGAAGCGAATGTGTTTGCATCGGTGGCCGCTATTTCGATGAGATCTACATGGAGATGCTCGATCGGGACTTTTCAGCTACCCTTCCGGAGCTTAAGGCGCTGTCGGATAAGTGA